A single region of the Streptomyces diastaticus subsp. diastaticus genome encodes:
- the pdxH gene encoding pyridoxamine 5'-phosphate oxidase, giving the protein MTDREGGPARAASASLNPAAMRKQYRREGLDERALAAGPMEQFARWFAEAARDGLYEPNAMIVSTVAADGAPDSRTVLLKQYDRRGFVFYTNYSSRKGADLDGDPRVALLFPWHPLARQVRVTGTAAKVPPEETAAYFRTRPHGSQIGAWASDQSAVVPGRDTLDRAYADVAARHPEGAEVPVPPHWGGYRVTPHTVEFWQGRENRLHDRLRYVRLGDGDGDATGGDTPGWRVERLAP; this is encoded by the coding sequence GTGACCGACCGAGAGGGCGGCCCCGCGCGGGCCGCGTCCGCATCACTGAACCCCGCCGCGATGCGCAAGCAGTACCGCCGGGAGGGCCTCGACGAGCGCGCGCTCGCCGCCGGACCGATGGAGCAGTTCGCCCGCTGGTTCGCCGAAGCCGCCCGCGACGGCCTCTACGAACCCAACGCCATGATCGTCTCCACCGTCGCCGCGGACGGCGCTCCCGACAGCCGCACCGTCCTGCTCAAGCAGTACGACCGCCGCGGCTTCGTCTTCTACACCAACTACTCCTCCCGCAAGGGTGCCGACCTCGACGGCGACCCCCGGGTGGCCCTGCTCTTCCCCTGGCACCCACTGGCCCGCCAGGTCCGCGTCACCGGCACCGCCGCCAAGGTGCCGCCCGAGGAGACCGCCGCCTACTTCCGCACCCGCCCGCACGGCTCGCAGATCGGCGCCTGGGCCTCCGACCAGTCCGCCGTCGTCCCCGGCCGCGACACCCTGGACCGCGCCTACGCCGACGTCGCCGCCCGCCATCCCGAGGGCGCCGAGGTCCCGGTGCCGCCGCACTGGGGCGGTTACCGCGTCACCCCGCACACCGTCGAGTTCTGGCAGGGCCGCGAGAACCGCCTCCACGACCGCCTGCGGTACGTGCGGCTCGGCGACGGCGACGGCGACGCGACCGGCGGCGACACCCCGGGCTGGCGCGTCGAACGCCTGGCGCCCTGA
- a CDS encoding transporter yields the protein MSDRTTTAPAPLPPAAAGPPPPPPGGRPLTATLVRLKLSLLRNGLRQSAGRRAAYIASAVVSLLFAALLVLGLVALRGHAYAPTVTLVLTAALALGWAVMPLFFPSGDETLDPTRLVMLPLRPEPLVRSLLVASLVGVGPFFTLCLLTGSLVALTRGWAAAVLAVPAGVLTLLVCVALARAVAAANTRLLTSRKGRDLAVLSGLIIAVGAQLVNVAVQRVGSAGGLTRLDPAVAVLRWIPPVSALSSVEEAGHGQWGRALAQLVLGGAALGLLLWWWRRSLTKLMTAPDGSTLGAADNPARKGRGDHTSRLRAFAYALAPSGRERERTAAVVERSLRYVWRDPKTKAAWITSLAIGLIIPVFNALQGGGSVYLACFAAGMLGVQMYNQFGQDTSAFWMVALSLSTARDAYVELRARALALLTITLPYATLVTVLTAALLGAWRQLPEALGLSYALLGAMTATGAWASARYPYSIPQEGNKNVAPGQAGLAWISVLGGMVGGAALCLPLLALQIGLHAGGGHAWLWVVLPAGAAYGTLLAYTGLRLAAPKAAGRVPEILEAVSKG from the coding sequence ATGAGCGACCGCACCACGACGGCTCCGGCGCCGCTCCCGCCCGCCGCCGCCGGACCACCACCGCCGCCACCGGGTGGCCGGCCCCTCACCGCGACCCTGGTCCGCCTCAAGCTCTCCCTGCTGCGCAACGGCCTGCGCCAGTCCGCGGGCCGCCGCGCCGCCTACATCGCCTCCGCCGTCGTCTCGCTGCTCTTCGCGGCGCTGCTCGTCCTCGGCCTGGTGGCGCTTCGCGGCCACGCCTACGCGCCGACGGTCACGCTCGTCCTCACCGCGGCGCTGGCGCTCGGCTGGGCGGTGATGCCGCTGTTCTTCCCGAGCGGCGACGAGACGCTCGACCCGACCCGGCTGGTCATGCTGCCGTTGCGCCCGGAGCCTCTGGTCCGCTCGCTCCTTGTGGCCTCACTGGTGGGAGTGGGCCCGTTCTTCACGCTCTGCCTGCTGACGGGTTCCCTGGTGGCGCTGACGCGCGGCTGGGCGGCGGCGGTCCTCGCGGTCCCGGCGGGGGTGCTGACGCTGCTGGTGTGCGTGGCACTGGCCCGGGCCGTAGCCGCCGCCAACACGCGGCTGCTGACCAGCCGCAAGGGCCGCGACCTCGCCGTGCTCAGCGGGTTGATCATCGCGGTCGGCGCCCAGCTCGTGAACGTCGCGGTGCAGCGCGTCGGCTCCGCGGGCGGCCTCACCCGGCTCGACCCGGCGGTCGCCGTCCTGCGCTGGATACCCCCGGTGTCGGCGCTCTCCTCGGTGGAGGAGGCGGGGCACGGGCAGTGGGGCCGGGCGCTGGCGCAGCTCGTCCTGGGCGGGGCCGCCCTGGGGCTGCTGCTGTGGTGGTGGCGGCGCTCGCTGACGAAGCTGATGACAGCACCGGACGGCTCGACCCTCGGCGCCGCCGACAACCCCGCCCGCAAGGGCCGCGGCGACCACACCTCACGTCTCAGGGCCTTCGCGTACGCACTGGCCCCCTCGGGCCGGGAGCGGGAGCGGACGGCGGCGGTGGTCGAACGGTCCCTGCGGTACGTGTGGCGCGATCCGAAGACCAAGGCCGCCTGGATCACCTCCCTGGCGATCGGTCTGATCATCCCGGTCTTCAACGCCCTCCAGGGCGGCGGCTCGGTCTACCTCGCCTGCTTCGCGGCGGGGATGCTCGGCGTCCAGATGTACAACCAGTTCGGCCAGGACACCTCGGCCTTCTGGATGGTCGCGCTCTCGCTCTCGACCGCCCGCGACGCCTACGTGGAACTCCGTGCCCGTGCCCTGGCCCTGCTGACGATCACCCTGCCGTACGCCACCCTGGTCACCGTCCTCACCGCCGCTCTGCTCGGTGCCTGGAGGCAGCTCCCGGAGGCGCTGGGGCTCTCCTACGCCCTGCTCGGTGCCATGACGGCCACCGGCGCCTGGGCCTCCGCCCGGTACCCGTACTCCATCCCGCAGGAGGGCAACAAGAACGTCGCCCCGGGTCAGGCCGGGCTGGCCTGGATCAGCGTTCTCGGCGGCATGGTCGGGGGCGCGGCGCTCTGCCTGCCGCTGCTCGCCCTCCAGATCGGGCTGCACGCGGGCGGCGGCCACGCCTGGCTCTGGGTGGTGCTCCCGGCCGGCGCGGCGTACGGGACGCTCCTCGCCTACACCGGGCTGCGACTGGCGGCGCCGAAGGCCGCGGGGCGGGTGCCGGAGATCCTGGAGGCGGTCAGCAAGGGCTAG
- a CDS encoding MBL fold metallo-hydrolase, which translates to MSDTRIEHVRLGEVEVIRVVEWQGAYLPPAEMFPTAPAGLWEEHAEWLVPDHWRRAEDRTVVALQSWVLRGGGQTVVIDTGVGHDRDRPGMGPFHRGRSRLLALLGEAGVPPESVDFVVNTHLHVDHVGWNTVDAGGEWVPSFPHATYLIPAADDAHYGPAQGYGHGRQPADRLVYEDSVAPVHRAGQSLLWEGTHRVNDFLTLESAPGHTPGSSVARLASGGDRAVFVGDLVHSPVQIVAPCHHSNSCLDPARAARSRHRVLARAADERALLVPGHFGGPGALEVRRAGGGFTLGAWAAFGPGTG; encoded by the coding sequence GTGAGCGACACGAGGATCGAGCACGTCCGGCTCGGTGAGGTCGAGGTCATCCGGGTGGTGGAGTGGCAGGGCGCGTACCTGCCGCCCGCCGAGATGTTCCCCACGGCTCCCGCCGGGCTGTGGGAGGAGCACGCCGAGTGGCTGGTGCCCGACCACTGGCGGCGGGCCGAGGACCGGACCGTGGTGGCGTTGCAGTCCTGGGTGCTGCGGGGCGGCGGGCAGACCGTCGTGATCGACACGGGGGTGGGCCACGATCGTGACCGGCCCGGCATGGGGCCGTTCCACCGGGGGCGCAGCAGGCTGCTCGCCCTGCTCGGCGAGGCGGGGGTGCCCCCGGAGAGCGTCGATTTCGTGGTCAACACGCATCTGCACGTGGATCACGTGGGCTGGAACACGGTCGACGCGGGCGGCGAGTGGGTGCCCAGCTTCCCCCACGCCACGTACCTCATCCCGGCCGCCGACGACGCCCACTACGGCCCCGCCCAGGGGTACGGCCACGGCCGGCAGCCCGCCGACCGTCTGGTCTACGAGGACAGCGTGGCGCCCGTCCACCGCGCCGGGCAGTCCCTGCTCTGGGAGGGCACCCACCGCGTCAACGACTTCCTCACGCTGGAGTCGGCCCCGGGGCACACGCCGGGCTCGTCGGTGGCGCGGCTGGCCTCCGGCGGTGACCGGGCCGTCTTCGTCGGGGACCTGGTGCACAGCCCCGTGCAGATCGTCGCCCCGTGCCATCACAGCAATTCCTGCCTGGACCCGGCGCGGGCCGCCCGCAGCCGCCACCGGGTCCTCGCCCGCGCCGCCGACGAACGCGCACTGCTCGTCCCGGGGCACTTCGGCGGCCCGGGCGCGCTGGAGGTGCGCCGGGCGGGCGGCGGTTTCACGCTCGGCGCGTGGGCCGCCTTCGGCCCCGGCACCGGGTGA
- a CDS encoding alpha/beta fold hydrolase, translating to MVRRIEVTGSGGVPLAAWEFADPPKAGDGGGEGAGAGRAPGVLLLHGLMGRASHWAGTARWLAERHRAVALDQRGHGQSAKLADGPYTREVFVADAVAAIEQLGLGPAVLVGHAMGALTAWQLAAARPDLVRGLVICDMRASALGAASQREWEQWFDAWPTPFATLGDVRKWFGEDDPWVERPNAARGEFYAEVMTEHEDGWRPVFSRRQMLSTRATWVQDAHWDELAQVTCPTLVVRGLDGALGRAEAQEMVRVLPQGQYAEVTDAGHLVHYDQPGAWQAAVRPFLDGLPAG from the coding sequence ATGGTGCGGCGCATCGAAGTGACCGGTTCCGGGGGCGTACCCCTGGCCGCCTGGGAGTTCGCCGACCCGCCCAAGGCCGGGGACGGTGGAGGGGAGGGCGCGGGCGCCGGGCGCGCGCCGGGCGTGCTGTTACTGCACGGCCTGATGGGCCGCGCCTCGCACTGGGCCGGCACCGCCCGCTGGCTCGCCGAACGCCACCGCGCCGTCGCCCTCGACCAGCGCGGACACGGGCAGAGCGCCAAGCTCGCCGACGGGCCGTACACGCGCGAGGTCTTCGTCGCCGACGCCGTCGCCGCCATCGAACAGCTCGGCCTCGGCCCCGCCGTCCTCGTCGGTCACGCCATGGGCGCCCTCACCGCCTGGCAACTGGCGGCGGCCCGGCCCGACCTCGTCCGCGGCCTCGTCATCTGCGACATGCGCGCCTCCGCGCTCGGCGCCGCCTCGCAGCGCGAATGGGAGCAGTGGTTCGACGCCTGGCCCACCCCGTTCGCCACCCTCGGCGACGTCCGCAAGTGGTTCGGCGAGGACGATCCGTGGGTGGAGCGGCCCAACGCCGCCCGCGGCGAGTTCTACGCCGAGGTCATGACCGAGCACGAGGACGGCTGGCGGCCGGTCTTCTCCCGCCGTCAGATGCTCAGCACCCGCGCGACCTGGGTCCAGGACGCCCACTGGGACGAGCTGGCCCAGGTCACCTGCCCCACTCTCGTCGTCCGTGGCCTGGACGGCGCCCTCGGCCGTGCCGAGGCCCAGGAGATGGTCCGCGTCCTTCCCCAGGGGCAGTACGCCGAGGTCACCGACGCGGGACACCTCGTCCACTACGACCAGCCGGGAGCCTGGCAGGCCGCGGTGCGGCCGTTCCTGGACGGGCTGCCGGCGGGGTGA
- a CDS encoding metal-dependent transcriptional regulator, which translates to MSGLIDTTEMYLRTILELEEEGVVPMRARIAERLDQSGPTVSQTVARMERDGLVAVASDRHLELTEEGRRLATRVMRKHRLAECLLVDVIGLEWEQVHAEACRWEHVMSEAVERRVLDLLRHPTESPYGNPIPGLEELGEEAGADPFLDESMVSLADLDPGSEGKTAVVRRIGEPIQTDAQLMYTLRRAGVQPGSVVSVTESAGGVLVGSSGEAAELNTETASHVFVAKR; encoded by the coding sequence ATGTCCGGACTGATCGACACCACGGAGATGTACCTCCGCACCATCCTCGAACTGGAGGAGGAAGGCGTGGTCCCCATGCGCGCCCGGATCGCGGAGCGCCTGGACCAGAGCGGGCCCACGGTCAGCCAGACGGTGGCCCGGATGGAGCGCGACGGCCTGGTGGCCGTCGCCAGCGACCGCCACCTGGAACTGACCGAGGAGGGCCGGCGCCTGGCCACCCGCGTCATGCGCAAGCACCGGCTGGCCGAGTGCCTGCTGGTCGACGTGATCGGCCTTGAGTGGGAGCAGGTGCACGCCGAGGCGTGCCGCTGGGAGCACGTCATGAGCGAGGCGGTCGAACGCCGCGTCCTCGACCTGCTCCGCCATCCCACCGAGTCCCCGTACGGCAACCCCATCCCGGGCCTGGAGGAGCTGGGCGAGGAGGCCGGCGCCGACCCCTTCCTCGACGAGAGCATGGTGTCGCTGGCCGATCTCGACCCCGGCAGTGAGGGCAAGACCGCCGTCGTCCGGCGGATCGGCGAGCCCATCCAGACCGACGCCCAGCTCATGTACACCCTGCGCCGGGCCGGCGTGCAGCCCGGCTCGGTGGTCAGTGTCACCGAGTCGGCCGGCGGCGTCCTCGTCGGCTCCAGCGGTGAGGCGGCCGAGTTGAACACCGAGACCGCCTCGCACGTCTTCGTCGCCAAGCGCTGA
- a CDS encoding SIS domain-containing protein: MTSTPGTTTTPLSSASSAPSSAPSAPSSAPSAPSSASSAPAPSGAGAGPAAGPDGLATGFLDAAMALLARVRAEEAGTIAAAGTLLAETAASGGRLFAFGAGHSALPAQDLVYRAGGLALMNLLAGPGLVGVDVRPATLGSALERVEGYATAVLDSSPLRAGDALVIISLSGRNALPVELAQAARARGVRVIGVTSVAYAEGTTARNPSGTFLKDHCDVVLDNKIAVGDAELSVEGIGAPFAPASTVVTSAVLQAVMASAAGALLERGVEPPMLRSGNVDGGHDWNAEVFATYRDRIFYQH, translated from the coding sequence ATGACCTCCACGCCCGGCACGACGACCACGCCCTTGTCCTCCGCCTCGTCCGCCCCGTCCTCCGCCCCGTCCGCCCCGTCCTCCGCCCCGTCCGCCCCGTCCTCCGCCTCGTCCGCCCCGGCCCCGTCCGGGGCGGGGGCCGGTCCCGCCGCCGGGCCCGACGGCCTGGCGACCGGTTTTCTCGATGCCGCCATGGCGCTGCTGGCCCGGGTCCGTGCGGAGGAGGCCGGGACCATCGCGGCGGCGGGCACCCTGCTGGCCGAGACGGCCGCGTCGGGCGGGCGGCTGTTCGCCTTCGGCGCGGGCCACTCCGCGCTGCCCGCCCAGGACCTGGTCTACCGGGCCGGCGGCCTCGCCCTGATGAACCTGCTGGCCGGTCCCGGCCTGGTCGGCGTCGACGTGCGCCCCGCGACGCTCGGCTCGGCGCTGGAGCGCGTCGAGGGGTACGCCACCGCGGTGCTGGACAGTTCCCCGCTGCGCGCGGGGGACGCGCTGGTGATCATCTCCCTGTCGGGCCGCAACGCGCTGCCGGTGGAGCTGGCACAGGCCGCGCGGGCTCGGGGCGTGCGGGTGATCGGGGTGACCTCGGTGGCGTACGCGGAGGGGACGACGGCGCGCAATCCCTCCGGGACGTTCCTGAAGGACCACTGTGACGTGGTGCTGGACAACAAGATCGCGGTGGGGGACGCGGAGCTGTCGGTCGAGGGGATCGGGGCGCCGTTCGCGCCCGCCTCGACGGTGGTGACCAGTGCCGTCCTCCAGGCCGTGATGGCGAGTGCGGCGGGCGCGTTGCTGGAGCGCGGAGTGGAGCCGCCGATGCTCCGCTCTGGCAATGTCGACGGCGGCCACGACTGGAACGCCGAGGTCTTCGCGACGTACCGCGACAGGATCTTCTACCAGCACTGA
- a CDS encoding ABC transporter ATP-binding protein — MTREAERARARDEAAATAASGAVTAEAAVPAVRVRGLWKRFGQQTAVAGIDLDLPAGRFVGLVGPNGAGKTTTLSMITGLLRPDEGTVEVAGHDVWRDPAEVKARIGVLPEGLRLFERLSGRELLAYIGRLRGLPGEVTDQRATQLLDVLGLAGSQHKLVVDYSTGMRKKIGLASALLHNPEVLFLDEPFEGVDPVSAQTIREVLEGYTASGATVVFSSHVMELVESLCDWVAVMAAGSIRADGAVREVRGDADSLQAAFLELVGAQGRSTGGSLDWLGGAR; from the coding sequence ATGACCAGGGAAGCCGAGCGGGCACGCGCACGTGACGAGGCGGCCGCGACCGCCGCCTCGGGCGCGGTGACGGCGGAGGCCGCCGTACCGGCCGTGCGGGTGCGCGGCCTGTGGAAGCGGTTCGGGCAGCAGACCGCGGTGGCCGGGATCGACCTGGACCTGCCGGCGGGCAGGTTCGTCGGCCTGGTCGGACCGAACGGCGCGGGCAAGACCACCACCCTCTCGATGATCACCGGCCTGCTCAGGCCCGACGAGGGCACCGTGGAGGTGGCCGGGCACGACGTGTGGCGCGACCCGGCCGAGGTCAAGGCCCGCATCGGGGTGCTGCCGGAGGGGCTGCGCCTCTTCGAGCGGCTCTCCGGCCGTGAACTCCTCGCCTACATCGGCCGGTTGCGCGGCCTGCCGGGTGAGGTCACCGACCAGCGCGCCACCCAGCTCCTGGACGTCCTCGGTCTCGCCGGCTCGCAGCACAAACTGGTCGTGGACTACTCGACCGGCATGCGCAAGAAGATCGGCCTCGCCTCGGCCCTCCTCCACAACCCCGAGGTCCTCTTCCTCGACGAGCCGTTCGAGGGCGTCGACCCGGTCTCCGCGCAGACCATCCGGGAGGTGCTGGAGGGATACACGGCCTCGGGCGCCACCGTCGTCTTCTCCAGCCACGTGATGGAACTGGTCGAATCGCTCTGCGACTGGGTCGCGGTGATGGCCGCCGGGTCGATCCGCGCCGACGGCGCCGTGCGCGAGGTGCGCGGTGACGCCGACTCCCTCCAAGCGGCCTTCCTGGAGCTGGTCGGCGCCCAGGGCCGCAGCACCGGCGGCAGCCTCGACTGGCTGGGCGGTGCCCGATGA
- a CDS encoding transcriptional regulator, with the protein MAARPLVARQPNERLQALIQEAGCSNAGLARRVNMCGAEHGLDLRYDKTSVARWLRGQQPRGRAPGIIAEALGRKLGRTVTIDEIGMANGKNLASGVGLQFSPTVLGAIEQVCELWRSDVGRRDFLSGSTVASSALVEPSRDWLISVPDGQVSRQAGPRVGQSDVAAVRAMTQALVDLDHQYGSGHVRPVVVHYLNSVVSGLLAGSYREAVGRELFSAVSRLTELAGYMAVDTGQPGLAQRYYIQALRLAQAAGDRAYGGYVLAASMSHLAAQLGNPREIAQLARAAQEGAKGRATPRAESLFHAAEARGHALLGDASAADGAMGRAADAMEQTGAESADDPVWIGHFDHAYLADELAHCHRDLNRPAQAARYAEQALAEHPVTRVRRRAIGLTLLAAAQVQERDIERACHTGTRAAELLGTLRSSRGTEYLDDLQQRLTPFQDEPVVREFGARLELRAA; encoded by the coding sequence ATGGCCGCCAGGCCACTCGTCGCGCGCCAGCCCAACGAAAGGCTGCAGGCGCTCATCCAGGAAGCGGGCTGTTCCAACGCCGGTCTCGCCCGCCGGGTCAACATGTGCGGAGCCGAACACGGACTGGACCTGCGCTACGACAAGACGTCCGTGGCGCGCTGGCTGCGCGGCCAGCAGCCACGCGGGCGCGCCCCCGGCATCATCGCCGAGGCGCTCGGACGCAAACTCGGCCGCACGGTCACGATCGACGAGATCGGCATGGCCAACGGCAAGAACCTCGCCTCCGGCGTCGGACTCCAGTTCTCGCCGACCGTGCTGGGCGCCATCGAGCAGGTCTGCGAGCTGTGGCGCAGCGACGTCGGCCGCCGCGACTTCCTCTCCGGCTCCACGGTCGCCTCCTCGGCCCTCGTCGAGCCCAGCCGGGACTGGCTGATCTCCGTCCCCGACGGCCAGGTCAGCCGTCAGGCGGGGCCGCGCGTCGGCCAGTCCGACGTGGCCGCGGTGCGCGCCATGACCCAGGCCCTGGTCGACCTGGACCACCAGTACGGCAGCGGGCACGTGCGGCCCGTCGTCGTGCACTACCTCAACAGCGTCGTCTCCGGGCTGCTCGCCGGCTCCTACCGCGAGGCCGTCGGCCGCGAGCTGTTCTCCGCCGTCTCCCGCCTCACCGAGCTGGCCGGATACATGGCGGTCGACACCGGGCAGCCTGGACTGGCCCAGCGCTATTACATCCAGGCCCTGCGCCTCGCCCAGGCCGCCGGCGACCGGGCGTACGGCGGGTACGTCCTCGCCGCCTCCATGAGCCACCTCGCCGCCCAGCTCGGCAATCCGCGCGAGATCGCCCAGCTCGCCCGCGCCGCCCAGGAAGGGGCCAAGGGCCGGGCCACCCCGCGTGCCGAATCCCTCTTCCACGCCGCCGAGGCCCGCGGCCACGCGCTCCTCGGGGACGCCTCCGCCGCCGACGGAGCGATGGGCCGGGCCGCCGACGCCATGGAGCAGACGGGCGCCGAGAGCGCCGACGACCCGGTGTGGATCGGCCACTTCGACCACGCCTACCTCGCCGACGAGCTGGCCCACTGCCACCGCGACCTGAACCGCCCCGCGCAGGCCGCCCGGTACGCGGAGCAGGCCCTGGCGGAGCACCCCGTCACCCGGGTCAGGCGGCGCGCCATCGGCCTCACCCTGCTCGCCGCCGCCCAGGTCCAGGAGCGGGACATCGAGCGCGCCTGCCACACCGGCACCCGCGCCGCCGAACTCCTCGGCACACTCCGCTCCAGCCGCGGCACCGAGTACCTCGACGACCTCCAGCAGCGGCTGACGCCCTTCCAGGACGAGCCGGTGGTCCGCGAGTTCGGCGCCCGGCTCGAACTGCGGGCGGCCTGA
- a CDS encoding PAS domain-containing protein: MSAYGHSGTTDALGPEDPGPDGGDLLAALLDGMDAALCAFDADHVLTHWNREAERVLGWSAAEAVGRRGLAGWAVRPGDAADVEHRLFGVTAERGREVHDVALLTRDGRRVLVRAQTSAVRGPDGEPAGIYCAFSEVHTQIDLERSIALSEALFEDAAWGVVLVDADLRLAVLNAHAAYALGTSRSTALGRPLGDLVLQGVEELESALTHVLADGTPTAPVELWVTVRTDEGEQRRCWRCGFVRLASPLAQEPVPLGVGWLFQDLTEAKQTEQENARLRFRSHQLHRAARVATECEDPSEGAVAHLDFALAGFADHALLDTVAPPAAGTPTRLLRTAASPSGEPGQPPNGALAGMPARYPDGHPALQCAERGGTLRAAAGTGPGALAPDRPGGEEPAREWAVAHLWPETTRHALCTVLRSRGRTLGVLTFLRVGSRTPFDRADLAHAECVAAHIAPLLDLAARR, encoded by the coding sequence ATGAGTGCTTACGGGCACAGCGGAACCACCGACGCGCTCGGCCCCGAGGACCCGGGCCCCGACGGCGGCGACCTGCTCGCCGCCCTCCTCGACGGCATGGACGCCGCGCTCTGCGCCTTCGACGCCGACCACGTCCTCACCCACTGGAACCGCGAGGCCGAACGCGTCCTCGGCTGGAGCGCCGCCGAAGCCGTCGGCCGTCGCGGCCTCGCCGGCTGGGCCGTCCGCCCCGGCGACGCCGCCGACGTCGAACACCGCCTCTTCGGCGTCACCGCCGAACGCGGCCGCGAGGTCCACGACGTCGCCCTCCTCACCCGCGACGGCCGCCGCGTCCTCGTCCGCGCCCAGACCTCCGCCGTCCGCGGCCCCGACGGCGAGCCCGCCGGGATCTACTGCGCCTTCAGCGAGGTCCACACCCAGATCGACCTCGAACGCTCCATCGCGCTCAGCGAAGCCCTCTTCGAGGACGCCGCCTGGGGCGTCGTCCTCGTCGACGCCGACCTGCGCCTCGCCGTCCTCAACGCCCACGCGGCCTACGCGCTCGGCACCAGCCGCTCCACCGCCCTCGGCCGCCCCCTCGGCGACCTCGTCCTCCAAGGCGTCGAGGAACTGGAGTCGGCCCTCACCCACGTCCTCGCCGACGGGACCCCCACCGCCCCGGTCGAACTCTGGGTCACCGTCCGCACCGACGAGGGCGAACAACGCCGCTGCTGGCGGTGCGGCTTCGTGCGCCTCGCCTCACCCCTGGCGCAGGAACCCGTACCCCTCGGCGTCGGCTGGCTCTTCCAGGACCTGACCGAGGCCAAGCAGACCGAACAGGAGAACGCCCGCCTCCGCTTCCGCTCCCACCAGCTCCACCGGGCCGCCCGGGTCGCCACCGAGTGCGAGGACCCCTCCGAGGGCGCCGTCGCCCACCTCGACTTCGCCCTCGCCGGCTTCGCCGACCACGCCCTCCTCGACACCGTGGCCCCGCCGGCCGCCGGCACGCCGACCCGCCTGCTGCGCACCGCCGCCAGTCCCTCCGGCGAACCCGGCCAGCCGCCCAACGGCGCCCTGGCCGGTATGCCCGCCCGCTACCCCGACGGCCACCCCGCCCTCCAGTGCGCCGAACGGGGCGGCACCCTGCGCGCCGCCGCCGGAACCGGGCCGGGCGCCCTCGCCCCCGACCGGCCCGGCGGCGAGGAGCCGGCCCGCGAGTGGGCCGTCGCCCACCTCTGGCCCGAGACCACCCGGCACGCCCTGTGCACCGTCCTGCGCAGCCGCGGCCGCACCCTGGGCGTCCTCACCTTCCTCCGCGTCGGCTCCCGCACTCCCTTCGACCGCGCCGACCTCGCCCACGCCGAATGCGTCGCCGCCCACATCGCTCCCCTGCTGGACCTGGCGGCACGCCGCTGA
- a CDS encoding bifunctional DNA primase/polymerase yields the protein MGVTTAGQIPQQRGEQPLDTAVRYAEERHWDVVPGVWLEVVAGTEHCSCGASACPAPGAHPAHAEWGTQATGSATVARKLWAEQPRASVLLPTGRAFDAIDVPETAGFLALARMERMELALGPVTRSPDRRMQFFVLPGAAAKVPDLLRAIGWLPARLDLTVLGEGDFVAAPPTRFGAAGAVQWACRPTPANRWLPDAEDVLSPLAYACGRDVGSGV from the coding sequence ATGGGAGTCACGACGGCCGGGCAGATCCCCCAGCAGCGCGGCGAGCAGCCGCTGGACACGGCGGTGCGGTACGCCGAGGAACGCCATTGGGACGTGGTCCCCGGCGTCTGGCTGGAGGTGGTCGCGGGCACCGAGCACTGCTCCTGCGGCGCGAGCGCCTGCCCCGCCCCCGGCGCGCACCCCGCGCACGCGGAGTGGGGGACGCAGGCCACCGGCAGCGCCACGGTCGCCCGCAAGCTCTGGGCGGAGCAGCCCCGGGCCTCCGTCCTCCTTCCCACCGGCCGCGCGTTCGACGCGATCGACGTCCCGGAGACGGCCGGCTTCCTCGCGCTGGCGCGGATGGAGCGGATGGAGCTGGCGCTCGGCCCGGTCACCCGCAGCCCCGACCGCCGTATGCAGTTCTTCGTCCTGCCCGGCGCCGCCGCCAAGGTCCCTGATCTCCTGCGCGCGATCGGCTGGCTCCCCGCCCGCCTCGACCTGACCGTCCTCGGCGAGGGCGACTTCGTGGCCGCGCCCCCGACCCGGTTCGGCGCCGCGGGCGCGGTCCAGTGGGCGTGCCGCCCGACCCCGGCCAACCGCTGGCTCCCGGACGCCGAGGACGTCCTCAGCCCGCTGGCCTACGCCTGCGGGCGCGACGTGGGATCCGGGGTGTGA